The following coding sequences lie in one Candidatus Neomarinimicrobiota bacterium genomic window:
- a CDS encoding PAS domain S-box protein, producing the protein MVSDGKGKRIVIVEDERLVAEDIKYILESLGYKVVAIYTNGSKLLADIEKKNPDLILMDIMLSGKLDGIETAHKLRSIKEVPIIYLTAYVDDKTLSRAKLTEPYGYIVKPYDERILRSTIETAFYKYNIEQKIKESESKLFTTLKSIGDAVITTDAEGKINFMNPVAEKITGWTLSEVIDEDVNKVFDIYNEFTGKKAEDPVSKVLGQGIVVGLANHTILKTRDGKYVPIADSGAPIKDSKGNLYGVVLVFQDITERKEAERKIRESERKYHALFENANDGIFLMKGEVIIDCNRKSLEIFGCDYKGLVGKTPFDFSPELQPDGMSSRVKGMNFINSAMNGTPQFFEWVHKRKSAELFDAEISLSRIDIDGDFYILAIIRDISDKKAYLKKIKESEEKFRMLSEKSIVGIYIIQDDKFIYVNPCFLQMTGYDMNEVIGKDYRELVHPDSLDFVEQNIRKSIYTSGYSLNYTFRLPTKYGHDIYVEVFNSMIEYNNRNAVVGTIIDRTEEVRAKNELIAYKEDLERKYYHLDILYKISEISNKTDNVKELADKTIDVLSGFLQYARTSIFSYNKEENTLVLLSAKGFGDEFDKVCHNMPVDESLNGFAIREKKLIICDDMANDNRIFEPKRKVLKKNGLNYAIIVPLIAGEDVLGSILLVFKENPNISDFEMNVLKSISETVSIALKKITSLDELEREINVRKITEEKLKNYAERLEILRAIDLKIIESKNLDEVLKYILKEVRKRIKVDATAVIRIYPEQRKVRIVNVQLGRFLKYKKGVEFTFPKGGNEMLERYKQVNKYVVSDLEKDEFIPDHIKEMSSHGLRAFIDFPLRYKNDVIGVFGVGGRSIRKLSDEDVKFCEEISSQIAIALVYFEMKEEVEKSKMMLEQKVEERTKELQKIVNSLADRELKMVELKEKIKELKKQLEDSGLKPIVD; encoded by the coding sequence ATGGTTTCAGATGGTAAGGGAAAAAGAATTGTGATTGTAGAAGATGAAAGACTTGTTGCAGAAGATATAAAGTATATCCTTGAGTCTCTGGGATATAAAGTTGTAGCTATTTATACCAATGGAAGCAAATTGTTGGCTGATATTGAGAAGAAAAATCCTGACTTGATTTTAATGGATATAATGTTGAGTGGAAAACTTGATGGTATTGAGACAGCACACAAACTACGTTCAATAAAAGAAGTCCCTATTATATATCTAACTGCGTATGTTGACGATAAGACTCTTTCGCGGGCTAAATTAACGGAACCTTACGGATATATAGTTAAACCCTATGATGAAAGAATACTTAGAAGTACAATTGAGACAGCCTTTTATAAATATAATATTGAACAAAAAATTAAAGAAAGTGAGTCAAAGCTATTTACCACGTTAAAATCCATAGGTGATGCTGTCATTACAACGGATGCGGAAGGTAAGATTAACTTCATGAATCCGGTGGCAGAGAAGATTACGGGCTGGACTCTGTCTGAGGTAATTGATGAGGATGTTAATAAAGTGTTTGATATATATAATGAATTTACAGGTAAAAAAGCAGAAGACCCTGTTAGTAAGGTTCTGGGGCAGGGTATAGTTGTTGGTCTTGCTAATCATACAATTTTAAAAACAAGGGATGGAAAATACGTACCAATTGCCGATAGTGGTGCTCCTATTAAAGATAGCAAGGGGAATCTGTATGGTGTAGTGTTGGTATTTCAGGATATAACTGAAAGGAAAGAGGCAGAACGTAAGATCAGGGAAAGTGAAAGAAAATATCACGCTCTTTTTGAAAATGCCAATGATGGAATATTTTTAATGAAAGGGGAAGTTATTATTGATTGTAATAGGAAATCTCTGGAAATATTTGGATGTGATTACAAAGGACTTGTTGGAAAAACTCCTTTTGATTTTTCTCCAGAGCTTCAACCCGATGGAATGTCCTCAAGAGTTAAGGGTATGAATTTTATCAATAGTGCCATGAATGGGACTCCACAATTTTTTGAATGGGTGCATAAAAGAAAAAGCGCTGAACTATTTGATGCAGAGATAAGCCTTTCCAGAATCGATATCGATGGTGATTTTTATATACTTGCTATAATTAGGGATATAAGCGATAAAAAAGCATATTTGAAAAAAATAAAAGAAAGTGAAGAAAAATTCAGAATGTTGTCGGAAAAATCGATTGTTGGGATTTATATAATCCAGGATGATAAGTTTATATATGTTAATCCCTGCTTTTTACAGATGACAGGTTATGATATGAATGAGGTAATTGGAAAAGATTACCGTGAGTTGGTTCACCCTGATTCGTTAGATTTTGTTGAACAGAATATTAGAAAGAGCATATATACGTCAGGTTATTCATTAAATTACACATTTAGGTTACCAACAAAATATGGTCATGATATTTATGTGGAAGTATTTAATTCAATGATAGAATACAATAATAGAAACGCCGTCGTAGGGACTATAATTGATAGGACCGAAGAGGTCAGGGCAAAAAATGAATTAATTGCATATAAGGAAGATCTGGAGAGAAAGTATTATCACCTTGATATTCTATATAAAATTTCCGAGATATCTAACAAAACAGATAATGTTAAAGAGTTGGCAGACAAGACAATTGATGTATTATCCGGTTTTTTACAATATGCAAGAACAAGTATCTTTAGTTATAACAAAGAAGAGAATACGCTAGTTCTTCTGAGTGCTAAGGGTTTTGGCGATGAATTTGATAAGGTATGCCATAATATGCCAGTAGACGAGTCACTAAATGGTTTTGCTATTAGAGAAAAGAAGCTGATAATTTGTGATGACATGGCAAATGATAATAGGATATTTGAGCCTAAGAGAAAAGTTTTAAAAAAGAATGGATTGAATTATGCTATTATTGTTCCCTTGATCGCTGGTGAGGATGTATTGGGTTCAATATTGTTGGTATTTAAAGAAAATCCCAACATCTCAGACTTTGAGATGAATGTGCTTAAATCAATATCTGAGACGGTATCAATTGCTTTAAAGAAAATCACTTCTCTGGATGAGCTCGAAAGAGAGATAAATGTTAGAAAAATTACAGAAGAAAAATTGAAAAACTATGCTGAACGACTAGAAATACTAAGAGCCATTGATTTGAAGATTATAGAATCAAAAAATCTGGATGAGGTTCTTAAATACATATTAAAAGAGGTGAGAAAAAGGATAAAAGTTGATGCCACGGCGGTAATTAGAATTTATCCAGAACAAAGAAAAGTCAGGATTGTTAATGTTCAGCTTGGCAGGTTTTTGAAGTATAAAAAGGGGGTGGAATTTACTTTTCCTAAGGGCGGGAATGAAATGTTAGAACGGTATAAACAGGTAAATAAATATGTCGTAAGCGATCTTGAAAAAGACGAATTTATTCCAGATCATATCAAGGAGATGTCAAGTCATGGATTAAGAGCCTTTATAGATTTTCCTTTGAGATATAAGAACGACGTGATTGGAGTATTTGGTGTCGGAGGGAGGTCAATAAGAAAACTTTCAGATGAGGATGTGAAATTTTGTGAGGAAATATCTTCGCAAATCGCTATAGCTCTTGTCTATTTTGAGATGAAAGAGGAGGTGGAAAAATCTAAAATGATGCTTGAGCAAAAGGTAGAAGAAAGGACAAAAGAGTTGCAAAAAATTGTTAATTCCCTTGCTGACAGAGAGTTAAAGATGGTAGAACTTAAAGAGAAAATTAAAGAATTAAAAAAGCAATTGGAAGATAGTGGATTAAAGCCAATAGTTGACTGA
- a CDS encoding patatin-like phospholipase family protein, whose translation MKLFKINIAFTIIILFTNLSYASQNEYETALVLSGGGARGFAHIGVIKALEEIGFYPDVVIGTSMGAIIGALYCCGMTATEIEEYIKSINWTQILSGPKLRDIKLATQKMFELPGIFNIRFDENFNLVYPRNILSMQGLQDVLFQKIAEHEFLCNGDFDKLPIPFRVVATNIKNGKTVVIKNGSLSKAVAASSSFPLVFAPVKYGDYLLVDGGLTNNVPCDVADSLGANFIIAVDITSKITTIKGSDIDLFTYMGQTINTLSYYADTKNLLMADVLIRPELNNISSTDFNKIDTLIKIGYKTTQNYIGLIKNYISKKNRRQSINNNSLENVKIKKITIINNYITRDYVIKRELGLKEGETPDLDKIRKGYNNLLSTGLFNTIWVSINKIDKNNAELKIDVEENKRILYTIGARYYSERDSKAFIKLSYSNIFGFGINSEAFFIASNFNTNIGFNIINPGILTSNIAQILRFCYDYEKLPLYVNGEEYKALKFKESGVSFLTGVQIKRVGLTSVGTSYKTINIRDNRTGLNNNFYRKSIFINIFVDNRDDVDLPNRGKKNNITFEYATIDNLKLYKLDLESRVYEDVNKRSVYYTYLKVGYNSQNNNLYEYFRLGGIDDLPAYREDEFLGNIVICAGVGYRLKVRSGIYYNIYFAYGDILNELKNFNWMKAKTGIMTGIILATPIGPIDMEYSWNMKNRKSLYIRIGHVF comes from the coding sequence ATGAAATTATTTAAGATTAATATTGCCTTTACTATAATTATTTTATTTACAAATTTATCATATGCATCACAAAATGAATATGAAACAGCTCTTGTTTTAAGCGGGGGAGGGGCAAGGGGCTTTGCACATATTGGTGTTATAAAAGCGCTTGAGGAAATAGGCTTTTACCCAGACGTCGTTATTGGGACAAGCATGGGTGCAATAATTGGTGCACTTTACTGCTGTGGGATGACAGCCACCGAGATTGAAGAGTACATTAAATCAATAAACTGGACACAGATTTTATCCGGACCTAAACTCAGGGATATAAAGCTTGCAACACAGAAAATGTTTGAGCTCCCTGGCATCTTTAACATCAGATTTGATGAGAACTTTAATCTAGTGTATCCAAGAAACATCTTATCAATGCAGGGATTACAAGATGTACTTTTCCAGAAAATTGCCGAACATGAATTCCTTTGCAATGGGGATTTTGACAAATTGCCAATTCCTTTTCGAGTAGTTGCAACAAACATAAAAAATGGAAAGACAGTTGTAATAAAAAATGGAAGTCTTTCAAAGGCAGTTGCAGCAAGCTCATCCTTCCCACTGGTTTTTGCCCCAGTAAAATATGGAGATTATCTACTTGTGGATGGAGGTCTTACCAATAACGTTCCTTGCGATGTTGCTGACTCTCTTGGAGCTAATTTTATAATAGCAGTTGATATAACAAGTAAAATTACAACAATAAAGGGTAGCGATATTGACCTATTTACATACATGGGGCAGACAATCAATACCCTTTCTTACTATGCAGATACAAAGAACTTACTCATGGCAGATGTACTCATTCGCCCTGAATTAAATAACATCAGTTCTACAGATTTCAATAAGATTGACACTCTTATCAAGATTGGATATAAAACAACACAGAATTATATTGGGTTAATTAAAAATTACATCTCAAAAAAAAACCGGAGGCAATCTATAAATAATAATTCCTTAGAAAATGTTAAAATTAAAAAAATAACAATCATCAACAACTACATCACAAGAGATTATGTAATAAAGAGGGAACTGGGACTTAAAGAAGGTGAAACACCTGATCTTGATAAGATAAGAAAAGGATATAATAATCTTTTAAGCACGGGGCTATTTAACACAATATGGGTTTCAATAAATAAAATTGATAAAAATAATGCTGAACTAAAAATAGATGTAGAAGAAAATAAACGTATTCTTTATACCATAGGTGCAAGATACTATTCCGAAAGGGATTCTAAAGCATTTATAAAATTATCATATTCCAATATATTTGGCTTCGGTATAAACAGTGAAGCTTTCTTTATAGCAAGCAATTTTAATACTAATATTGGTTTTAATATAATTAATCCTGGTATTCTTACTTCCAACATAGCACAAATTTTAAGATTTTGTTACGACTATGAAAAATTGCCTCTCTATGTAAATGGAGAAGAATATAAAGCTTTGAAATTTAAGGAAAGTGGAGTTAGCTTTCTTACAGGAGTACAAATAAAAAGGGTTGGTTTAACATCAGTTGGCACAAGTTATAAGACAATTAATATTCGTGACAATCGAACAGGATTAAACAATAATTTTTATAGGAAATCAATTTTCATAAATATTTTCGTTGACAATAGAGATGACGTAGATCTGCCAAATAGGGGAAAGAAAAATAATATAACATTTGAATACGCAACAATCGATAATTTAAAACTATATAAGCTGGATCTTGAATCAAGGGTATATGAAGATGTAAACAAAAGAAGCGTTTATTATACATATTTAAAAGTAGGTTATAATTCCCAGAATAACAATCTTTATGAATACTTTCGATTGGGTGGAATTGACGATCTACCAGCTTATAGAGAAGACGAGTTCTTAGGCAATATTGTAATATGCGCTGGAGTTGGATATAGGTTAAAGGTTAGAAGTGGAATATACTACAATATTTACTTCGCATATGGTGATATTTTGAATGAATTAAAAAATTTTAACTGGATGAAAGCAAAAACAGGGATAATGACAGGGATTATACTTGCTACTCCAATAGGACCTATAGATATGGAATACAGCTGGAACATGAAAAATAGAAAATCGTTATATATCCGCATTGGACATGTTTTTTGA
- a CDS encoding sigma-70 family RNA polymerase sigma factor, which yields MSKKQKKASNDANRALSRYLEEIGKYEPLSPEEEIELAQRVKKGDRVALKRLIEANLRFVVSVAKDYQGQGLPLTDLINEGNLGLIKAAERFDETRGFKFISYAVWWIRQSILQALAEHSRIVRLPLNRVGTISKITKEAELLEQQYERSPRQDEIADGLDMQPDEVSDAIRISRRHHSLEAPFKDGEKNSLIDVIQDDTQLPPEKPIMSESLKQEIKDALNTLKEREREVIKMYFGIDREYALTLNEIGEEFNLTRERVRQIKEKAIRRLRHKSRSKKLRAYLGG from the coding sequence ATGTCTAAAAAACAAAAGAAAGCATCCAATGATGCAAACAGAGCATTAAGTAGATATCTAGAAGAGATAGGTAAATATGAACCATTATCTCCTGAAGAGGAGATTGAATTAGCTCAAAGAGTTAAAAAAGGTGATAGAGTAGCCTTAAAAAGATTAATAGAAGCAAACCTTAGATTTGTTGTAAGTGTAGCTAAAGACTATCAAGGTCAGGGGCTACCTCTTACAGACCTTATAAACGAAGGTAATCTTGGCTTGATAAAGGCAGCTGAGCGATTCGACGAAACAAGAGGTTTTAAATTTATATCCTATGCCGTTTGGTGGATTAGACAGTCTATCCTCCAGGCGCTTGCGGAACATTCTAGAATTGTAAGGCTCCCATTAAATAGAGTTGGAACAATCAGTAAGATAACTAAAGAGGCTGAGCTTCTTGAACAGCAATATGAAAGAAGTCCTAGGCAGGACGAGATTGCCGATGGACTCGATATGCAACCCGATGAGGTCTCCGACGCTATAAGAATATCGCGTAGGCACCATTCCCTGGAGGCACCTTTTAAAGATGGTGAAAAAAATTCCCTAATCGATGTTATTCAGGATGATACACAATTACCACCAGAAAAACCCATAATGAGCGAATCACTTAAACAAGAAATCAAAGATGCCCTAAACACACTTAAAGAACGCGAAAGAGAAGTTATAAAGATGTATTTCGGAATTGATAGAGAATATGCACTTACTTTAAATGAAATTGGTGAAGAGTTTAACCTGACAAGAGAAAGAGTCAGGCAGATTAAAGAAAAGGCTATTAGACGGTTAAGACATAAATCAAGAAGTAAAAAACTAAGAGCGTATCTGGGTGGATAA
- a CDS encoding 30S ribosomal protein S21, which yields MVMVNVNEKEPLEKAIKRFKKKFEKAGILKDIKRTTFYLKPSEEKRMRRAKALKRLRKALANQKNRRF from the coding sequence ATGGTAATGGTAAATGTAAATGAAAAAGAACCACTAGAAAAGGCAATCAAAAGATTCAAAAAAAAATTCGAAAAAGCTGGCATCCTGAAAGACATTAAAAGAACTACCTTTTACCTAAAGCCGAGCGAAGAAAAAAGAATGAGAAGGGCAAAGGCATTAAAAAGATTAAGAAAAGCATTAGCCAATCAGAAAAACAGAAGATTTTAA
- the glmM gene encoding phosphoglucosamine mutase, translating to MIKESISGIRAYEHDFTEELISKYIESFRCILDPCKVIIGRDSRKSGIKISKIVKKYLASQGVHVLDAGICPTPTIEFLTKELGYDGGIVITASHNPLPWNGLKFINADGTFLNKAQMEKLLKLKRTIEIKREGTKSAEIIEDNKIRRRHVEYILELKPIDIELIRKKNFRVVIDAVNGACSETAPELLTEIGCDTIEINCDPTKPFPRNPEPLVENLKELSEKVKESNADIGFAIDPDGDRLAVVSNEGLPIGEEYTVVMGIELILSKCSDNSKKNVVVNLSTTQLADIVVKKYNGNIFRSSVGEINVVELMKKVNAIIGGEGNGGIIYPECHYGRDSLVGIVLILQMLAERNINISEYVNSLPKFYMIKDKIKIKNKDLQNVHKKLENVKNLLKPDSIDFTDGIKLLWKNYWLHIRPSNTEPIIRIYSEADNMGFARELVEKIKDLLKNE from the coding sequence ATGATAAAAGAAAGTATTTCTGGGATAAGAGCATACGAGCATGATTTTACTGAAGAATTAATTTCAAAATACATAGAATCGTTTCGATGCATTTTAGATCCCTGTAAAGTGATCATTGGAAGAGATTCAAGGAAAAGCGGGATAAAAATATCTAAAATCGTAAAAAAATACTTAGCTTCTCAGGGAGTTCACGTCCTTGATGCTGGGATATGTCCAACACCAACAATCGAATTTTTAACAAAAGAATTGGGTTATGATGGCGGAATTGTAATAACTGCAAGCCATAATCCATTACCATGGAATGGGCTGAAATTCATTAATGCAGATGGTACGTTCCTTAACAAAGCACAGATGGAAAAATTATTAAAATTAAAAAGAACTATCGAAATCAAAAGAGAAGGGACAAAAAGTGCCGAGATAATAGAGGACAACAAAATACGCAGACGTCACGTAGAATATATTTTAGAACTAAAACCGATTGATATAGAACTTATAAGAAAAAAGAATTTTAGAGTGGTGATTGACGCTGTTAATGGTGCATGTTCAGAAACTGCCCCAGAACTACTTACAGAAATCGGATGCGATACCATTGAAATCAATTGTGACCCTACAAAACCTTTTCCTAGGAATCCAGAACCACTGGTTGAAAATCTTAAAGAATTAAGCGAAAAGGTAAAGGAATCAAATGCAGATATTGGATTTGCCATTGATCCTGATGGAGATAGACTTGCCGTTGTATCAAACGAAGGTCTGCCAATTGGTGAGGAGTACACAGTAGTAATGGGAATCGAACTCATTCTATCTAAATGCTCAGACAACAGCAAAAAAAATGTTGTTGTCAACCTGTCTACAACACAGCTTGCGGATATAGTTGTAAAAAAGTACAATGGTAATATTTTTAGATCCAGTGTTGGAGAAATTAATGTAGTAGAGTTAATGAAAAAAGTTAATGCAATTATCGGTGGCGAAGGAAATGGAGGAATTATTTACCCTGAATGCCACTATGGACGTGATTCACTTGTCGGAATAGTACTAATATTACAAATGCTAGCTGAAAGAAATATAAATATAAGCGAATACGTCAACTCCCTACCAAAATTTTATATGATAAAAGATAAAATTAAAATAAAAAACAAGGATCTTCAAAATGTACATAAAAAGCTGGAAAATGTTAAGAATTTGCTCAAGCCAGACAGTATCGATTTTACAGACGGTATAAAACTGCTCTGGAAAAACTACTGGCTACATATTCGACCATCCAACACAGAGCCTATAATAAGAATATATTCAGAAGCAGATAATATGGGATTTGCCAGAGAATTGGTTGAAAAAATTAAAGATTTATTAAAAAATGAGTAG
- the deoC gene encoding deoxyribose-phosphate aldolase codes for MEKYIDQTLLKPDTSDEILKDFINKSKNYDFFAICLNPVHTAEAKRILQSTDIKVVTVVGFPLGANKTEIKIKEAESVLKDGADEIDMVMNIGKLKSTDYGYVENEIRNVKNICGEKILKVIIETSLLSLDEIKTACEIIASAGADFVKTSTGFLGEGAKLEYIKLIKDILKPPVKIKASGGIRSLKDAVNMIKAGADRIGTSSGFAIADEAKKL; via the coding sequence ATTGAAAAATATATTGATCAAACTCTATTAAAGCCCGATACTTCTGATGAAATTCTCAAAGACTTCATCAATAAATCTAAAAATTATGATTTTTTTGCAATATGTTTAAACCCAGTCCATACTGCCGAAGCAAAAAGAATTCTCCAATCAACTGATATAAAAGTAGTAACAGTCGTCGGATTTCCACTTGGAGCTAATAAAACCGAAATAAAAATAAAAGAGGCCGAATCAGTTCTTAAAGATGGAGCTGATGAAATTGATATGGTCATGAATATCGGAAAATTAAAAAGTACGGATTATGGTTATGTAGAAAATGAAATTAGAAATGTAAAAAATATTTGTGGAGAAAAAATTCTAAAAGTAATCATTGAGACTTCTCTTCTTAGCTTGGACGAGATAAAAACAGCCTGTGAGATTATTGCCTCAGCAGGTGCAGATTTTGTAAAGACATCAACCGGTTTCCTCGGCGAGGGGGCAAAATTAGAGTATATAAAACTCATCAAAGATATACTAAAACCACCGGTGAAAATAAAAGCCTCCGGTGGTATACGGTCTCTAAAAGATGCTGTTAACATGATAAAAGCTGGTGCCGACAGAATTGGTACAAGCAGTGGATTTGCAATAGCCGATGAGGCAAAAAAATTATAA
- a CDS encoding dihydropteroate synthase produces MDISKKLKEDICLFIFPEKEQDFNNFTDDDISQLMSYPVLILPDNLRGSCHGIVEKELLQSDNIVYTQIVHQISSQTILSPDSFDSFYLKYKELFRCDKNKPEFVTFFNFDNVTQIRTSIISLRESAGYVPFVIFQKFNSSGISNDGFSIYSYMEMVSGFENGCAGFVIDNVNCSIIDKIQGHNFERKLPIALFFSEESEQNIEKILDNLGQLNVRVIGLCSRKGLYFLKRLNFKTLKKRVDSETTLVHSISGLRDAVYFGNSFPFVKIGERINPTNRKSLSEAIKSSNLIPLVEEARRQIENESHCLDVNLGVPGINQREIFVKAIVEIQNNFDVPIFIDSDRKAVIEDCLKVYRGKPTINSINAKEESYEELLPIAKKYGSIIVLLTVDNKLPETTSDRIRILEKMLSICQEYNVAFDKIIVDPVVFAAGTAQDSAKGTLEAIKIIKNEFGLPTIVGLSNVSFGLPERKYINRAFLICAIMMGLDGAIFNPLDKEMHNYIASASGLSGRDKNFTEYIKRFRKIDIDFDIDLDL; encoded by the coding sequence ATGGATATTTCAAAGAAACTTAAAGAAGACATTTGCCTCTTTATATTTCCGGAAAAGGAGCAGGATTTTAATAATTTTACAGATGATGATATATCACAGTTAATGTCCTATCCCGTATTAATTTTACCTGATAATTTACGGGGAAGTTGCCACGGTATAGTAGAAAAAGAATTGTTGCAGAGTGATAATATTGTTTATACACAAATTGTGCATCAGATATCCAGCCAGACTATTTTGTCGCCTGATAGTTTCGATAGTTTTTATTTGAAATATAAGGAATTGTTTAGGTGCGATAAAAATAAACCTGAGTTTGTAACTTTCTTTAATTTTGATAACGTTACGCAAATAAGAACCTCAATAATATCATTGAGAGAGAGCGCAGGGTATGTTCCTTTCGTGATCTTTCAAAAATTTAATTCTTCTGGAATAAGTAATGATGGGTTTAGCATATATTCATATATGGAAATGGTTTCTGGATTTGAAAATGGGTGTGCTGGTTTTGTAATCGATAATGTAAACTGTAGCATTATTGATAAAATTCAGGGTCATAATTTTGAAAGGAAATTACCAATAGCGCTGTTTTTTAGTGAAGAGTCAGAGCAAAATATTGAAAAGATATTGGATAATCTAGGACAGCTGAATGTAAGAGTTATTGGCTTATGCAGTAGGAAAGGTCTGTATTTTCTCAAAAGATTAAATTTTAAAACTTTAAAGAAAAGAGTGGATTCAGAGACTACCTTGGTTCATTCGATATCAGGTTTGAGAGATGCGGTATATTTTGGTAATAGTTTCCCTTTTGTAAAGATAGGTGAAAGGATAAATCCTACAAATAGAAAAAGCCTATCTGAAGCTATAAAAAGTTCTAATCTTATTCCATTAGTTGAAGAGGCAAGGCGACAGATAGAAAATGAATCACACTGCCTTGATGTTAATCTCGGTGTTCCTGGAATAAATCAACGGGAAATCTTTGTAAAGGCAATTGTTGAAATTCAGAATAATTTTGATGTACCTATATTTATAGATTCCGATAGAAAAGCTGTAATTGAAGATTGTTTGAAAGTATATCGTGGAAAACCAACAATAAATAGCATCAATGCTAAAGAAGAGTCCTATGAAGAATTATTGCCTATTGCAAAAAAGTATGGCTCTATTATTGTATTATTGACGGTTGATAATAAATTGCCTGAAACCACTAGTGATAGAATAAGAATTCTGGAAAAGATGCTCTCTATTTGTCAGGAATACAATGTTGCTTTTGATAAGATTATAGTTGATCCTGTAGTATTTGCTGCCGGAACAGCGCAGGATTCAGCAAAGGGGACTCTTGAGGCTATTAAAATAATTAAAAATGAGTTTGGTTTACCAACAATAGTTGGTTTAAGTAATGTTTCCTTTGGTTTACCTGAAAGGAAGTATATCAATAGAGCCTTTTTGATATGCGCAATTATGATGGGATTGGATGGGGCAATATTCAATCCCCTTGATAAGGAAATGCACAACTATATAGCGAGTGCATCAGGATTATCCGGTCGTGATAAAAACTTTACAGAATATATAAAGCGTTTCAGGAAGATAGATATTGATTTTGATATTGACCTGGATTTATAA
- a CDS encoding 3'(2'),5'-bisphosphate nucleotidase CysQ → MKTELEVAREAAIEAGKILKKYFTSNQYWVKEKGINNPVTKADCEADEFLRTYLLDNFPNYGWLSEETKDSSDRLNKKYTWIIDPLDGTKEFIAGMPEFVVSIGLVEDGRPVIGVIYNPMKNELYSAEVGKGAELNNTSVSVTQERDLSNAFAMVSRTEVADGLWDSYRKLFKDFKHCGSVAYKLANLAAGRVDIVISLKPKNEWDICGGHCLVVAAGGVFKRIDGQDVFYNQSKVTRIPNGIVGGNAEIVRRALEVFNNQYRYCK, encoded by the coding sequence ATGAAAACTGAACTTGAGGTTGCGAGAGAAGCTGCTATAGAGGCAGGAAAGATTTTAAAAAAATATTTTACATCGAATCAGTACTGGGTAAAAGAGAAGGGTATAAATAATCCCGTTACTAAAGCCGATTGTGAAGCTGATGAGTTTTTGAGAACATATTTGCTGGATAATTTTCCGAATTATGGCTGGTTGTCAGAGGAGACCAAAGACTCGAGTGATAGGCTGAATAAAAAGTATACATGGATTATTGATCCACTTGACGGTACCAAAGAATTTATAGCTGGAATGCCCGAATTTGTTGTTTCAATCGGACTCGTGGAAGATGGTAGGCCGGTGATAGGGGTGATATATAATCCAATGAAGAATGAGCTTTATTCAGCAGAGGTTGGTAAGGGAGCTGAATTGAATAACACTTCAGTTTCTGTTACCCAGGAAAGGGATCTCTCTAATGCTTTTGCAATGGTGAGCAGGACAGAAGTAGCTGATGGTTTGTGGGATTCGTACAGGAAACTATTTAAAGATTTTAAGCATTGTGGTAGCGTAGCGTATAAACTTGCAAACCTGGCAGCGGGTAGGGTTGATATTGTGATTAGTCTGAAGCCAAAGAATGAATGGGATATTTGCGGAGGGCACTGTCTGGTGGTTGCTGCAGGTGGAGTATTTAAAAGGATTGATGGACAAGATGTGTTCTACAATCAAAGTAAAGTAACAAGGATTCCAAATGGAATAGTTGGTGGGAATGCAGAGATTGTCCGTAGAGCTCTTGAGGTTTTTAATAATCAATATCGATATTGTAAATGA